From Clostridium sp. SY8519:
AATAAATGTAAACGCGCTGTCAAACTGTACACGCCGGACCACATCCATGGTTTCTTCAAAGTCTTCATCCGTTTCCCCAGGAAAGCCCACAATAATATCCGTTGTCAGGGCGATATCCGGCATAGCTGTACGGATCCGGTCAACCAGGGCCAGATAAGATTCCTTCGTATACCTGCGGTTCATGGCCTTAAGAATCCTGCTGCTGCCGGACTGCAGCGGCAGATGAATATGGCGGCAGATTTTGCGGGAGGATGCCATCACCCCAATCAGCTCGTCAGAGAGGTCCTTCGGGTGGGAAGTCATAAAACGGATGCGCTCCAGGCCGTCAATCTGTTCGACCTGCTGCAGCAGCCGGGCAAATGTGATTTCCTCCGGAAGGCCTTTGCCGTAGGAGTTTACATTCTGTCCCAGAAGCATAACTTCCTTCACGCCGTCCGCCACAAAGTTCCGGATTTCCTGCAGAATTTCTTCCGGTTTGCGGCTGCGTTCCCGTCCCCGCACATAGGGTACAATGCAGTAGCTGCAGAAATTGTTGCAGCCGAACATAATATTTACGCCCGTTTTAAAAGAATAGGTCCGCTCGTTTGGAAGATTCTCCACGATATCCTGCGGCGCATCCCAGACATCCACCACCATGCGGTCGGACTCCAGTGTCTGGACAATCAGTTCCGCGAATTTATAAATATTGTGGGTACCGAAAATCAGATCCACAAAGGAATAACTCTCCCGGATCCGCTGCACAACGGTCTCTTCCTGCATCATGCATCCGCACAGCGCAATCACCATATGGGGATTTTTCTTTTTGTATCCGTGCAGATATCCCAGATGGCCGTATACTTTATTGTTCGCGTTTTCCCGTACGGTACAGGTGTTGTAAACCACAAAATCCGCGTCTTCCCGGTCAGTTTTCCGATAACCCGCAGCCTCCAGAATTCCGGTCAGCTTTTCGGAATCCCTGGCATTCATCTGACAGCCAAACGTACGAATACAGAACGTAAGTCTCCTGCCCGCCTGTGCGCAGCGCTCTGCCACCAGCTGTCTGGCCCGGCTGACAAAATAATACTGGCGCCAGGGTTCCTCCTTCGGCGCGGGACGGTTCAGGTCCACTGCCTCCAAATAATCCTGCATGGTTCTGGTATCCATTGTATTCATATTGCTTTATTCTTCCTTTATTCTTTGATTTTGGAAGCTTTTCCTGATTCGAAGGCTTCCAGTTCCATGATTACCCGCCGGTAAACATCCGGATAGCGCAGGCCGGTATTTCTGCAGATTGCCGCAATGGAGTCGTATTCCGGATAAATACGGGTCCTGCCGCCAAATTCGGTGGATTTCACAGCTACTAACCCCAGTGTGGTATCCACCGTATCTTCTTTTCGCTTCAGAATCGTGCGTTCCATCTCTGCCCGGCGAATTCCGATAGTCGTGGTCTGGGCAAAGATGATGTCTTCCATTTTCTCCCGGTCCCGCGGACTGCAAAGCACATTCAGCTGATAGGCGGGCCGGTTTTTCTTCATAAAAATAGGAGTGTAATTCACATCTCTGGCGCCCTGTTCCAGCAGCTGTTCCATAACAAATCCCAGTTCCTCACCCGGGCAGTCATCCAGATTGCATTCCAGCTTGATGACACGGTCCGCTTCACCCGATGCACTGCCGGAGCCGTCTGCGGACGCGATCATGTAAACACGCAGCACACTGGCAGCTTCGTATTCACGTTTTCCCGCACCCATGCCGCATTTTAATACACGATAGGTTTCCGGAAGCTGCGCAGATGTCATAAGCGCAGCGGCAATCGCTGCTCCTGTGGGGGTGACATATTCTCCTTCCCGGTTCATGGAATGAAGCATCAGCCCATTTGCCGCCGCAATATTTGCCACTGCAGGCACCGGGATCGGCAGAATGCCATGGGCACAGCGTACGGTGCCGCTGCCCTCGCAGATCCTTGGAATAATCACCTGATCGATTCCCAGATTGTCAAAGCAGACTGCGGCAGCCGCGATGTCCACGATGGAATCCACGGCACCCACTTCATGGAAGTGAACCTCCTCCAGTGTGCTTCCGTGCGCTTTTGCCTCCGCTTCTCCGAGAATGGTGAAAATCCGTTCTGCGATTTCCCTGGCGTGTTCGGTCATGGCAGACTGCCGGAGAATGTCTGTCACCTCCCGGTACCCTCTGTGACAGTGGGTATGGGAATGCCCTGCATGGTGATGTTCTTCATGGGTATGCGCTTCGTGGTGATGGTCTGCATGGTGATGTCCTTCCTGCGCATGTTCGTGTTTCGGATGTTCCTCTTCCCTGTGCGTATGTCCGTACAGATAGTCCATATCATGATCATGGTTTTCAAGAGCTTCATCCAGAATCACCTGGAAATCACAGCAGTCCAGGCCTGATTTTTTTACGCGTCTGATTTCTGTGCGAAACCCTTTCAGGGGCAGCGATGCCAGCGCTTCCTGAAGCACCTGGGGATCGGCGCCCAAATCCAGCAGCGCAGCCACTGTCATGTCTCCGCTGATTCCGGAATTACATTCAAAATATAAACTTTTATTCATGATTCTTTACTCCCAGTCGATTGATCTGTGTGGCAAGATAACCTGCGCCAAACCCATTGTCGATATTTACAGCTGCCACTCCGTTGGCACAGGAATTCAGCATGGAAAGCAGGGCGGATACTCCGCCGAAGCTGGCTCCGTATCCCACGGAAGTCGGCACGGCA
This genomic window contains:
- the larC gene encoding nickel pincer cofactor biosynthesis protein LarC; the encoded protein is MNKSLYFECNSGISGDMTVAALLDLGADPQVLQEALASLPLKGFRTEIRRVKKSGLDCCDFQVILDEALENHDHDMDYLYGHTHREEEHPKHEHAQEGHHHADHHHEAHTHEEHHHAGHSHTHCHRGYREVTDILRQSAMTEHAREIAERIFTILGEAEAKAHGSTLEEVHFHEVGAVDSIVDIAAAAVCFDNLGIDQVIIPRICEGSGTVRCAHGILPIPVPAVANIAAANGLMLHSMNREGEYVTPTGAAIAAALMTSAQLPETYRVLKCGMGAGKREYEAASVLRVYMIASADGSGSASGEADRVIKLECNLDDCPGEELGFVMEQLLEQGARDVNYTPIFMKKNRPAYQLNVLCSPRDREKMEDIIFAQTTTIGIRRAEMERTILKRKEDTVDTTLGLVAVKSTEFGGRTRIYPEYDSIAAICRNTGLRYPDVYRRVIMELEAFESGKASKIKE
- the miaB gene encoding tRNA (N6-isopentenyl adenosine(37)-C2)-methylthiotransferase MiaB; amino-acid sequence: MDTRTMQDYLEAVDLNRPAPKEEPWRQYYFVSRARQLVAERCAQAGRRLTFCIRTFGCQMNARDSEKLTGILEAAGYRKTDREDADFVVYNTCTVRENANNKVYGHLGYLHGYKKKNPHMVIALCGCMMQEETVVQRIRESYSFVDLIFGTHNIYKFAELIVQTLESDRMVVDVWDAPQDIVENLPNERTYSFKTGVNIMFGCNNFCSYCIVPYVRGRERSRKPEEILQEIRNFVADGVKEVMLLGQNVNSYGKGLPEEITFARLLQQVEQIDGLERIRFMTSHPKDLSDELIGVMASSRKICRHIHLPLQSGSSRILKAMNRRYTKESYLALVDRIRTAMPDIALTTDIIVGFPGETDEDFEETMDVVRRVQFDSAFTFIYSKRTGTPAASMEDQVPEDVINRRFDRLLKEVQQSGARNAQKICGQTRRVLVESINRQDPSLVTGRLENNSIVHFPGTEAMIGKILPVHLKECRGFYYIGALEADE